One genomic window of Micromonospora sp. WMMD1128 includes the following:
- a CDS encoding YifB family Mg chelatase-like AAA ATPase, producing MGYAKVLSVGLAGVAGHVVEVEADLAPGLPAVLISGLPDTALHEARDRVRAAIVNSGQKWPNRRITLNLLPATLPKYGSAFDLALAVAVLAGSGELPPVALDATVILGELGLDGAVRPVRGTLPMVAAAARAGYPRVVVPAGNAAEAAVIPGVRVHAVDTLHRLVAHVRDGTPLLTPPEPAPVAVPPGPDLLDVAGQPLGRRAIEIAAAGGHHLALLGPPGAGKTMLAERLPSILPELDDEAALEVTALHSIAGLLPPGGGLLRRPPFQAPHHTATVPALVGGGSGLARPGAVSLAHRGVLFLDEAPEYRKGALEALRQPLESGVVRVARTRGATEYPARTQLVLAANPCPCAKPSGDTDCECTPLARRRYLGRLSGPLLDRVDVQVRLPPVRAAELLRTDAPHESSAAVAARVVEARRAAADRWTPTGHRVNADVPGPHLRRPPWHLPARVTRELRRRLDTGSLSARGYDRVLRVSWTIADLDGRDRPDEHDIAEAIQLRTGEGT from the coding sequence ATGGGCTACGCCAAGGTGCTCAGCGTCGGCCTGGCCGGCGTGGCCGGGCACGTGGTCGAGGTCGAGGCCGACCTCGCCCCGGGCCTGCCCGCCGTGCTCATCTCCGGCCTGCCCGACACCGCGCTGCACGAGGCCCGCGACCGGGTCCGCGCCGCCATCGTCAACTCCGGCCAGAAATGGCCCAACCGCCGGATCACCCTCAACCTGCTCCCCGCCACCCTGCCCAAGTACGGTTCCGCGTTCGACCTGGCCCTCGCCGTGGCGGTTCTCGCCGGCTCCGGCGAGTTGCCGCCGGTCGCCCTCGACGCCACGGTCATCCTCGGCGAACTCGGCCTCGACGGCGCGGTCCGTCCGGTCCGCGGCACCCTGCCGATGGTCGCCGCCGCCGCCCGGGCCGGATACCCGCGCGTCGTGGTGCCCGCCGGCAACGCCGCCGAGGCCGCCGTCATCCCCGGCGTACGGGTGCACGCGGTCGACACCCTGCACCGGCTCGTCGCCCACGTCCGCGACGGCACCCCCCTGCTGACCCCGCCCGAGCCGGCCCCGGTCGCCGTCCCGCCCGGTCCCGACCTCCTCGACGTCGCCGGGCAGCCGCTCGGGCGACGAGCCATCGAGATCGCCGCCGCCGGCGGTCACCACCTCGCCCTGCTCGGCCCGCCCGGCGCCGGCAAGACGATGCTCGCCGAGCGGTTGCCGTCGATCCTGCCGGAGCTGGACGACGAGGCGGCCCTGGAAGTGACCGCGTTGCACTCGATCGCCGGGCTGCTGCCACCCGGGGGTGGGCTGCTGCGCCGCCCTCCGTTCCAGGCGCCGCACCACACCGCCACCGTGCCGGCGCTTGTCGGCGGCGGCTCCGGGCTGGCCCGGCCCGGCGCGGTGTCGCTGGCCCACCGGGGCGTGCTCTTCCTCGACGAAGCCCCCGAATACCGCAAGGGCGCGCTGGAGGCGTTGCGCCAGCCGTTGGAGAGCGGAGTGGTCCGCGTCGCCCGCACCCGGGGCGCGACGGAATACCCGGCCCGTACGCAACTGGTGCTGGCGGCCAACCCCTGTCCCTGCGCGAAGCCGTCCGGGGACACCGACTGCGAGTGCACCCCGCTGGCCAGGCGACGCTACCTGGGGCGGCTGTCCGGTCCGCTGCTCGACCGGGTCGACGTGCAGGTCCGACTGCCACCCGTACGCGCGGCGGAGCTGCTGCGGACGGACGCGCCGCACGAGTCGTCGGCCGCCGTGGCCGCCCGGGTGGTCGAGGCCCGCCGCGCCGCGGCCGACCGCTGGACGCCCACCGGGCACCGGGTGAACGCCGACGTCCCCGGCCCCCACCTGCGCCGCCCGCCGTGGCACCTGCCGGCGCGGGTCACCCGGGAGCTGCGCCGCCGCCTGGACACCGGCTCGTTGTCGGCGCGCGGATACGACCGGGTCCTCCGGGTCTCGTGGACCATCGCCGACCTCGACGGGCGGGACCGACCGGACGAGCACGACATCGCCGAGGCCATCCAATTGAGGACGGGAGAGGGCACATGA
- a CDS encoding DNA-processing protein DprA, whose amino-acid sequence MNEGDDRRLARIALTWLAEPGTRSVHDLVKRHGPVAALDLLLSGDAPDRLLRAAVAVRTAAGDAHAVAAEALARAERIGARLVTPEDDEWPTRVADLRKLRLPEATRRVDVETDPPLCLWVRGGWPLGETLERSVAVVGARAATPYGSHVATELGYGLADREWTVVSGGAFGIDSAAHRGALTAGGRTVAVLACGLDRPYPMGNAALFDRIAETGLLVSEWMPGAEPLRPRFLIRNRVIAAATLGTVLVEAAARSGATQTLNRALGLERPAMVVPGPVTSALSVGGHQVLREKPETRLVANVAHVLEEVGRIGYDLAPLARAPQRPRDQLDDDAAQVLEAMPRRRTIDLEHIAARAGVDLRTAMRKLSMLEELALVVRRDDGYALAPTDDAHGARRPSDARHDTTPPTDASAPPIDNRRDAGADR is encoded by the coding sequence ATGAACGAGGGCGACGACCGCAGACTGGCCCGGATCGCGTTGACCTGGCTCGCCGAGCCGGGCACCCGCTCGGTGCACGACCTGGTCAAGCGGCACGGCCCGGTGGCCGCGCTCGACCTGCTGCTGTCCGGTGACGCGCCGGACCGGCTGCTCCGGGCGGCCGTGGCGGTCCGGACGGCGGCCGGCGACGCCCACGCGGTCGCGGCGGAGGCGCTGGCGCGCGCCGAACGGATCGGGGCGCGGTTGGTCACCCCGGAGGACGACGAGTGGCCGACGCGGGTCGCCGACCTCCGCAAGCTGCGGCTGCCCGAGGCCACCCGTCGGGTCGATGTGGAGACCGACCCGCCGCTCTGTCTCTGGGTACGCGGCGGCTGGCCGCTCGGCGAGACGCTGGAGCGTTCGGTGGCCGTGGTCGGCGCCCGGGCGGCCACCCCCTACGGCTCGCACGTCGCCACGGAGCTGGGTTACGGGCTCGCGGATCGGGAGTGGACGGTGGTGTCCGGCGGGGCGTTCGGCATCGACTCGGCGGCGCACCGCGGGGCGTTGACCGCCGGCGGGCGTACCGTCGCCGTGCTCGCCTGCGGGCTGGACCGCCCGTACCCGATGGGCAACGCCGCGCTGTTCGACCGGATCGCCGAGACCGGCCTGCTGGTGAGCGAATGGATGCCGGGCGCGGAGCCGCTACGTCCACGGTTCCTCATCCGCAACCGGGTCATCGCCGCGGCGACCCTGGGCACGGTGCTTGTCGAGGCTGCCGCCCGCAGCGGCGCCACCCAGACCCTCAACCGGGCGCTCGGTCTCGAGCGTCCGGCGATGGTGGTGCCGGGGCCGGTCACCTCCGCCCTGTCGGTGGGCGGGCACCAGGTGCTCCGCGAGAAACCCGAAACCCGGCTGGTCGCCAACGTGGCGCACGTCCTGGAGGAGGTGGGCCGGATCGGGTACGACCTGGCACCGCTCGCGCGGGCCCCGCAACGGCCCCGGGACCAGCTCGACGATGACGCCGCCCAGGTGCTGGAGGCGATGCCCCGCCGTCGGACGATCGATCTGGAGCACATCGCGGCGCGGGCCGGGGTGGACCTGCGCACCGCGATGCGCAAGCTGTCCATGCTGGAGGAGTTGGCCCTGGTGGTACGCCGCGACGACGGCTACGCGCTGGCGCCGACCGACGACGCCCACGGCGCTCGCCGGCCGTCCGACGCGCGGCACGACACGACCCCGCCGACCGACGCCTCGGCACCGCCGATCGACAACCGGCGTGACGCCGGGGCCGACCGGTGA
- a CDS encoding tyrosine recombinase XerC — translation MGERRRGTQVAHQELPTPMREAVDDFADHLSRVRNRSAHTVRAYVTDLVSLLDHAVRMGCTELAGLDLAVLRSWLAKQRTMGTARTTLARRAAAARTFSAWAHRAGLLPADVAAPLASPRARRELPTVLRADQAAALMDAPALGAAARTPDLATTARADTTTDADTTTDVAAVLLRDRLLLELLYGTGVRISEACGLNVADVDQGRRVVRVLGKGGRERAVPYGVPAQRALDVWLGAGRPALVTPGSGGALLLGTRGGRLNPTTARRIVAGWADAAGVPRVTPHGLRHSAATHLLEGGADLRAVQELLGHSSLASTQIYTHVSVERLRAAYRQAHPRA, via the coding sequence ATGGGTGAGCGGCGGCGTGGCACGCAGGTCGCGCACCAGGAGTTGCCGACGCCGATGCGCGAGGCGGTGGACGACTTCGCCGACCACCTGTCCCGGGTGCGCAACCGCTCGGCGCACACCGTCCGGGCGTACGTCACGGACCTCGTCTCCCTGCTGGACCACGCGGTGCGGATGGGCTGCACGGAGCTGGCCGGGTTGGATCTCGCGGTGCTGCGTAGCTGGCTGGCCAAGCAGCGGACCATGGGGACCGCCCGGACGACCCTGGCCCGGCGCGCCGCCGCCGCCCGCACCTTCAGTGCCTGGGCGCACCGGGCCGGGCTCCTTCCGGCCGACGTCGCCGCGCCGCTGGCCAGCCCTCGGGCGCGCCGGGAACTGCCCACCGTCCTACGCGCCGACCAGGCCGCCGCGCTGATGGACGCCCCGGCGCTCGGCGCCGCCGCCCGGACGCCCGACCTCGCCACCACGGCGCGCGCCGACACGACAACGGACGCCGACACGACGACTGACGTAGCCGCGGTCCTGTTACGGGATCGGCTGCTGCTCGAACTGCTCTACGGCACCGGGGTCCGGATCAGCGAGGCGTGCGGCCTGAATGTCGCGGACGTCGACCAGGGTCGCCGGGTGGTACGCGTGCTGGGCAAGGGCGGGCGGGAGCGCGCGGTGCCGTACGGGGTGCCGGCGCAGCGGGCGCTGGACGTGTGGCTGGGCGCGGGCCGGCCCGCTCTGGTGACGCCGGGCTCGGGCGGCGCGTTGCTGCTCGGCACCCGGGGTGGACGGCTCAACCCGACCACCGCGCGGCGGATCGTGGCCGGCTGGGCCGACGCGGCCGGGGTGCCGCGGGTGACCCCGCACGGGCTGCGCCACTCGGCCGCCACCCACCTGCTCGAAGGCGGCGCGGACCTGCGCGCCGTGCAGGAGCTGCTCGGGCACTCGTCGCTTGCGAGCACCCAGATCTACACGCACGTCTCGGTCGAGCGGCTGCGGGCGGCCTACCGGCAGGCGCATCCGCGGGCCTGA
- a CDS encoding aminotransferase class V-fold PLP-dependent enzyme — protein MTVPQPPEPIPGARLLFSLDPSVSHLNHGSFGAVPIAVQRAQQRLRDEMEANPLRFFSAGLVDRITHARRHLATFLGADPDGTALIGNVTAGAAVVLQSLALRSGDEVLTTDHGYGAVALSVARECERTGAVSRTLPVPLTATDEEVIEIVRAGLRPGRTRLLIVDQLTSPTARLFPAAALAAVARERGVPVLVDAAHAPGMLPATVASVGADFWVGNLHKWAYAPRGTAALVVAEPWRERIQPLVVSWEQGSGFPTRVEWQATLDYTGWLAAPVGLFTLRSLGVDRVRAHNAALAAYGQRVVGDALGVAPERLLAPGGPAVAMRLVPLPPGIATTLDAARALRAEIAARLGAEVSVAGWNGRGYLRLCGQVYNTAEEYDRLAVRLPALLARR, from the coding sequence ATGACGGTGCCGCAGCCGCCCGAGCCGATTCCCGGGGCTCGGCTGCTCTTCTCCCTCGATCCGTCCGTCAGCCATCTCAACCACGGCTCGTTCGGCGCCGTGCCGATCGCCGTGCAGCGCGCCCAGCAGCGCCTGCGCGACGAGATGGAGGCCAATCCGCTGCGGTTCTTCAGCGCGGGCCTGGTCGACCGGATCACCCACGCCCGGCGGCACCTGGCCACCTTCCTCGGCGCCGACCCGGACGGCACCGCCCTGATCGGCAACGTCACCGCCGGCGCGGCCGTGGTGTTGCAGTCGCTCGCGCTGCGGTCTGGTGACGAGGTGCTGACCACCGACCACGGGTACGGTGCGGTCGCCCTGTCGGTGGCGCGGGAGTGCGAACGGACCGGGGCGGTGTCCCGGACCCTGCCGGTGCCGCTGACCGCCACCGACGAGGAGGTCATCGAGATCGTCCGGGCGGGGTTGCGCCCCGGGCGGACCCGGCTGCTGATCGTCGACCAGCTCACCTCGCCGACCGCCCGGCTGTTTCCGGCGGCGGCGCTCGCCGCGGTGGCACGGGAGCGGGGCGTGCCGGTGCTTGTGGACGCGGCGCACGCGCCCGGCATGTTGCCGGCCACGGTGGCGTCGGTCGGCGCCGACTTCTGGGTCGGCAACCTGCACAAGTGGGCGTACGCGCCGCGCGGCACCGCCGCGCTCGTGGTGGCGGAGCCGTGGCGGGAACGGATCCAGCCGCTCGTCGTCTCGTGGGAGCAGGGCAGCGGGTTCCCCACTCGGGTGGAGTGGCAGGCCACCCTCGACTACACCGGTTGGCTGGCCGCCCCGGTCGGCCTGTTCACGCTGCGTAGCCTCGGTGTGGACCGGGTCCGGGCGCACAACGCGGCGCTTGCCGCGTACGGGCAGCGGGTCGTCGGGGACGCGCTGGGGGTGGCGCCGGAGCGGCTGCTCGCGCCCGGCGGACCGGCGGTCGCCATGCGGCTCGTGCCGTTGCCGCCGGGCATCGCGACGACGCTGGACGCCGCCCGGGCGTTGCGGGCCGAGATCGCGGCCCGACTCGGCGCGGAGGTGTCGGTCGCCGGTTGGAACGGGCGCGGCTATCTGCGGCTGTGCGGCCAGGTCTACAACACCGCCGAGGAGTACGACCGGCTGGCGGTGCGCCTGCCCGCGTTGCTCGCCCGACGCTGA
- a CDS encoding peptidoglycan DD-metalloendopeptidase family protein, translating to MTFPTGPALLLLLLVPGVPAEAVSPPAGSVLSAGPAPALPASSLLPVTSPPSVTWPPSASSLPALSPRAVASSSAVGSVPALASSPSVGRPVPDAAQPSEAGSGTRFRWPLPGTPRPARRFDPPPEPWLPGHRGVDLVAEPGAEVRAAGAGTVLFAGPVAGRPVVTVGHGDGLRTTYEPVRPRLAAGDRVDAGTPIGELLTRHPGCPAVACLHWGLRRGDDYLDPLSLLGLGRIRLLPLGPAGP from the coding sequence ATGACGTTCCCGACCGGGCCGGCCCTGCTGCTCCTGCTCCTCGTGCCGGGCGTGCCCGCCGAAGCCGTCTCGCCCCCGGCCGGTTCGGTGCTGTCCGCGGGTCCGGCGCCCGCGCTGCCCGCGTCGTCGCTGCTGCCCGTAACGTCGCCGCCGTCCGTAACGTGGCCGCCGTCCGCGTCGTCGCTGCCTGCACTGTCGCCGCGGGCCGTGGCGTCGTCGTCGGCCGTAGGGTCGGTGCCGGCCTTGGCGTCGTCGCCGTCGGTGGGCCGCCCGGTGCCGGATGCGGCCCAGCCGTCCGAGGCGGGAAGCGGGACGCGGTTCCGGTGGCCGCTGCCCGGCACGCCCCGACCGGCCCGGCGGTTCGACCCACCACCGGAGCCGTGGCTGCCCGGGCATCGAGGTGTCGACCTGGTGGCCGAGCCCGGCGCCGAGGTGCGCGCCGCGGGCGCCGGGACGGTCCTCTTCGCCGGCCCGGTGGCCGGACGGCCGGTGGTCACCGTCGGGCACGGCGACGGGCTGCGGACCACCTACGAACCGGTCCGACCCCGGCTCGCTGCCGGTGACCGGGTCGACGCCGGCACCCCGATCGGCGAGCTGCTCACCAGGCACCCCGGCTGCCCCGCCGTGGCATGCCTGCACTGGGGGCTGCGGCGCGGCGACGACTACCTGGACCCGCTCAGCCTGCTCGGGCTGGGTCGGATCCGCCTGCTCCCACTGGGACCGGCCGGTCCCTGA